The DNA region AATAGTTTTCTAACAAATTTTGCTTATATATTAAAGAAGTGTAATAATCATAGCCTTGAATTTGGTCATTAACTTCGTTCTGGTTTTTtgggttattaaaatattattattaactgattattaatattgtgtaGATCTATGTTAGGTAGATATCTACTATTCAACGATAAAAGGTTAAgttaaaagtttattcaattttatttgttattaaaatacaccAAAATATCGCCTACATAAGAGtgagtacatttttaataaaacacaatgggtgtataaaaagtaatatacagtacattcataaattatactaTCAAGACCATGCTGCACGTAAATGGCGTCAAATGgggaaagtaaaaaataactgtCGTTGAAagcacaaaatttacataaaaattgaacgTGTTTGTTATAGAAACTCTTGACAAAAAGTGGCTTTATCGAAGGATTGCatacaacataaataatttatatgtatcttaattatttaataaaaattgacatattaaaagtatatactaaattattgtttaaaattgttcaaatattaacacggaattatactttaaaattaactggttgtatatctaaaatatgtatgttggACGTTTAAAATTGTGGCACATCTAATATAAAAGTGAAGACactatacaataaattatgtagtaCAAcgataatagtttaaaatatattaaaatgtaagtttatatattaatttaactgttgtttttatatgtcaattaaaataattaagttaattaggatattcataaattaaattttaaaattaaatgataataataattaatattaatttttaacagaaaaaactctttttatttaacattatttattgttttaactaGGATGAgagcaattaaattaaaactgtatgacacatgttttaataaatacacttATTCCGATTAATTCTAAGAAACAGCATTTAtcgaacataaatataaaataaaaatcaaccgGATAATTGACCAAGTCCGTTTAATTACTGTACAATTATACAtcaataatcataaattaacacACAATTAGAatcaatttatacaaattgctatacatttaatttaattgttcaataCAAATTCTGGATGCTTGTCAAACCAGTCATTCCACTCTATTTCTGGTTCGCAACGCACTCTTTCATATGCAGTTTTTCCTACACAGTTCAACTCGCCAAACGGTAAAGTCACTTCTTTCCCAGTCGATTCTTGACATTTGCATGTAGGAGGTTCTTCCAAACCGCACGGTATAATTGTGTAAACTCTGTTCCCTTTTTCTATTGCCCTGCAGAATGTTTGGTTTTGCGGAGTGAAACCCTCCCAACATTTACATGTTTCGTCTGACAGACACAGAGAAAACACGCACGACATGAGGAAGTATGTTGCTGTTTtcctaaaaattgaaaatttttggtTAGGTTCGTAGAGATGGCCGGGGGCAATTTACGACTCACATTTTAGTGCTGGTGAAGCAGACACTAGTAAACAACTGTTGCGAATCAAGCTGGAAGGTTTAAGAAACTCGTCAATCATATGACATCACTGGATACTAATTAAGATGGACATGGTAATAACCGCTTAATGACGATTAAAATAGTCAAGTTCGCTTGAGACGACGATTTCAAAGAATACACATCGAACACTGCAAggttaaacaacaaaaacacgTATTCGAATCTATTGATAATTATCGTGTTTTTATTATgtgtgttttataataaaagaaaatttcattcaactttaatactaaatatgaattatttattttacaagtaATAAACAACTAAAGTATTTCGTATGCATTATGAGTGAAGTGACtacttgaattattaaaatttaaaatttcgaaaagTTTCGTAACTATAAAGATTGTAACGACTGGGAATgtcgttaaattaaatgactaGTTACTTACATAATATACGTTCATTAActgataacaattataataagtatCTTGtccttatataaatttttgattgctCATCAGCACAATCGATATAttgaattacataaatatgcaAACTTGCAATTGAATCGACAAATTGCTGTTTGCCAAAAATAGTCCACACGTGGCTCcacactaaaatatattttaaatttaaataattaaataataaaactttaagaaaatattctgAACGGGAAAAGTTCATTATGACacacataatttttgaaaattcccCAACTTTTGTCATTCAGAATATGctctatcaaaatttaaaatacgtgGTCATTTTTTAACATGAAGCAAAATGTTGGATATTAAAAACGACGTTTAATGATTATCAAGCACGAATGACCGATTCTTTTTAAATCGAGAAAGTGGATCCATTCCCAGGTAAAATTCAGTTTGGCCTTTTTTGCACCAAGGTCGTCctgttgtattttataatcattttggTCCTATATAAGCCAACTTGCGACTTaacatttttcagttttgATGTTTTCGTCTGACTAAATATGTACGGATCCAGTACTGAAACTctagaaaaatgttaatcaacgtgtattttaatttcaggaATCATACGGCAgtacttttgttaattttttccatCATATTGGTTGCATCGTCAAAGGAGACGTGCAAATGTTGGAATAATTTTGTGGTGAATAAGGATCAGAATGGAAAGCAGTTGTGCAAAAATACGTTAATCGATAAGGAGTACCCTTGTGGCTTGGAACAACCACCTAACTGTGTTTGTAAACACAAGGCTACTCAGACCTACCAAATTCTGGAGCTTGGTTATCTAAATTGTTTTAGAGGCAATCCTGGGGAATTTGTTAACTtccactgcgacaaattcgaGGAATGGGATTCGTGGTTCAACAGAAATCCTCAATACAGACTTTATGATTAATAAACGTTCCTTCATTAAACGTTGCTTCAttgtcacaaaatattttttgatagaaatatatatgttgTACTTgatcaagttttattttttaaaatatttactatcaATTATAGCAgccacaaataaattataatattcattgttATAAACATGCAATGAGATGGCTTAGGTACAGGATATGggcaatgtaaataatatgttaatttttcgaAACATGTTCGTCTTATtagttgtaataataaaacaaaacaatattgcCTATGCCCGTATGTTCTATGAAGGTCAAACATTCTTTGCTTTCTAGTCATATAAAAATGCCCAGTTTTGAACTAATGCCAGTAGTGTTTGCGATCtggttgaataaatataaaaatgtaagtacGGCAATTCAATTACTGCTTATTTTTAAGCAAAACACATAATTTGCACCAACATGGTTTGTGAAAAACAAgcttcaattaattatcaatcaaATGTTAACAAGAGGTTACAATAATTACGTTTGATTAATTTCGATTGATTAATATCCATAAACGTCACATCCATAGTACTATTAATAGTCTTCGAACACTaccaaaacgaaataaaaatttttcaggaaagtcctttttattttattggtggCTACCACCATGTTAGCCATAAATCAAGCTGCAGAGCCAGACTGCGTGTGCTGGGAAGGGTTCAATGTGGAAAAAGAGGGCAATGACGTCTTCTGCAAAggcgtaaaaaataatagaaattatccTTGTGGCACTGAAAAACCACCAATTTGCACCTGTATTGAAAAGGGATCTGGCAAGGAAGTGACTTTGGATCTTGGAGAAACGCATTGTATTGGAGAGGCTGGAAAATACGAGGATCTGAATTGCAAGCCAGAAGCTGCATGGAAGGCGTGGTTGGATAAACATCCCCAGTACAGGCTGTAccattaactattaataatttgttttgaataatatgtatatgattaaatatttcacagtggtatgttacttttatttcttatttaaatgttatttgaaatcaattaattggcACTGGATAActacaaacatttttgtaaggaatttttaactcaatatttagatataaattgaataaacctGCACTAATACATGCATTTGGACCCAATTAGCTGTTATTCACAAATGTATGTCGGAACTAATTACTATGCAAACAAATCTGTTAACAGGAAAATACAAAtgttcttgtttatttatagtattaatCTTGACCTggtataaatattgttcacaTGATTTTCCGGAGTTTGTTGATATATTTcattccaattattttttaatataattattaaaagaatattattccTGCGCTTAACAGTGGGTGACAAATACGGAATTTAAGGCAAATAATTTAAgccaaaacaataatttattaaataaatactgacATAAGaccataaacaaaataataataataataataataatagtgcaTTCCTAAATAAAGTCAGGGTTCTCTTTGAAGAAGTCATCCCACTCTTTGGTGTTCTCGCAGGGCCACCTCATCAGCTCCTCACCTTTCCTGTACTTGGTGCACCAGGTGCCGGTTCGATCTTTTAAAATGCTGCTGCCCTTGCCTGAGCACTGACAATTCGGCGCTTTGACCATATTACAGGGCATTATGTGGAACTGGTTGGTCGCCTTGCAATGAGCGCCGTTTTCGTTGTACTCCGCCTTGTAGTCCTCCCAGCAAACGCAGCTGTTGTAAGTTGCTCCCTCACGTCCCGCCATCACCAGCGCCACGAGTAAAATCGACAGTGGAATCCTGCAATAATGTGTCGCACGTGAATATTGGTACGACGACGATTTACGGTGGATATATAACGCGtttggttttttaatatttttatgatccgGTGTTAAGCCTGTCCGATTCCATGgcatgtattaattaaacttgacGGGGAACATTTATTTCACGAGACATATCCTtcaaaattacacataaaacTTAGTATCTTTATTACCTTaagtaattgaatttaaatttatacgtagattatttttagacatttaaataatgcaataaaatatacgttctattaaacatgttattttaataacgaatgtatataaaatttagtgtatTAGTCGAAATAACTTATTATGACTGATtggatataattttaaagttattaaaattttttattgatattacgaacggtttattttataagtctataaaaaattaatgttttatcttAAAACTATAACTATGtcttttaaaaaagttcaagaatctataaaattcttTGACCTATAtgtgaacatttttttgaattaaaataaatttttagtaaaaagttaaaaattaatttgtgcaCATATTTAATTGAGTTCAAGTACAAATCTTTTTAATagcacatatttaaaaaaaatcatttcaattacaaacaaaataaaatattggatgcaaataaatttgcaattaagtttaaaacaaaGCATTCAATTTACCtcgaaaatacatttttttaaataaaataatttaatatgcgaaattccatatttttcatttcgtGTTTGTGtctatatttgttattttacaattaaaataggattttattatttttagagcgttgtataagtatttgatggacggtacaaaaatgaaaatattataacaaaaataatatctataaatatccATTACGAATTATCACGttcgaaataaatgaatattaaaatatttgtatatgtattgttaattgttttaataatcagtttagtctataattgttattattattattgaatttactattttgttaaattgaaatttgaatttaatgccACCAAATTGTtgtgtgaaatttattaacagtCGTAATATAAGGGAAATAACTCccacaacattttaaatattcttcagatatttttagtcacccttttatctttaaaaaatatgatactttatgaaaagaaatatttgtcaTCCATTCCGTCAACGGCGGATTTTATGCACAATGGAACTGTGTATTTGAATCGATCGATCTCGCTTATACTCACATTATCTTAAAAAACATCACCCCAACTCCCAAGGGTAGACATCCATACAGGTCGAAAAAAGCGTGTTAGGGGCActgtaaactataaaaattggtGTTGTCGGGCCACGGAAACTAGACACACTGACGACATTGCGGTTTCGCGTTGACAAACCGAGACACAGGCCAAGCCAGATGTCTTCGGAGAACAGTTAGCGAACGGCAGGAACGTTACTCGCGCTAATAATAAACGATTTTTATTTGGGTTCTGCACTCTTGCGATCCTACATCTTCATAACATTAACCTCGAATATGATCTCGCCGACTGTGTCATCTTTGTTTGTGtttgtcattaattaataaaataccaatTGTAtccgtatttttatatatgatctggcaatattcaaaaaatggcctgtgttaaattatcataaatattattgtataatgaagaaactaattaaagatttgtttgaatttgaaGTGGTTTGAATAGTTTGGTATGTTTACACATATTATTCAGTACTTAATCTTAATCTTAATTCATTATATAGTTACATAAGGAAGTATGtttaatgttgaaatatttacctaaataaatgtaagaattcattatagtaataataataataataataataataataatactttatttgcccaacagaaaaaaatcaaattacaggacaaaactaaaaaaaataagaataagtaacaaaatatttagatatgttaatgtacaatatttccttaaatttgatgaaattatacaaagaGGAGCTCTCAATGAAACACTTGTTCTGCAAATACCACAGTAAAATATATGAGCCCGTTTTGAATTTAACTGTGGTACTAAAAACTCGATTTTGGAGAGCAAAAATGGcgaattaatcaaattatgtaggattttaaaaagaaaaatttggcTCCTCAGAAATCTCCTATTTTCTaaagtcattaaattaaacttttttgacAATACTTCGTGGTCAATTTGGAGATATATTCCATCAATTTTGGagggtaaaaattttaaaatgcgtctctgtattttttcatttctatttatataaatattgtacatttgataaaaaattagagaacctttatatattataaactaattacaattaaagttAGTATTGTATAATTTCAGTAGGACGCAAGTATTAACCTCATTACAAACACTTACAgttaaactcattttttaataataattaaaaaaatactgttaaagatgtttaagtaattaaatgtttcgGTCACAATTATAAAACGTTTCTCGTCCTAAAAcagttctttaaattttaattgtactgGAATAACTGATGGAGAGggtaagaattaataattgccATTTAAGCATAGTAGTCTACTTAAtgctgtaaatatttaaattccttGTCGctgaaattcatttttaaaggttatgaatagaaatatttggtgaagtaattttaatattattttaatataaacaaaaatttatagaatttgtttgtatttatgtaaaaaaaacttttatagtAAACCTTGTGTTATTAATACCAGCAAATATTTGCCCTTCatcatttatgaataataattaattaattaaaattattaattcatgtaTATTCACAGCATGAATGCATATGAACAACATTAAATTGCATACATCCATTTATTTGAATTCATTTATtacaagttaaaatttttaatatgtcgtTAATAccaatatcaataatattaggTTTATTCTATTTTCGGTATGGACATATTAATACTGAAAcgaaaacaatttgtttcgGACATTCATTTGTTATTCAAAGCGAAATTCATTcgaatattgaattatattcaCATTCCTATATAGTTTTCATTCAGTATCATGGCatgttttatatgaaataaataattgtgtataaaatgtttaaattgaacattCGATCTAATAACTAGCATGttgtaatcaaaatttaatcgccttttaaaataatgataatggtAAAACGTGCAATTTTACACAAGtgctcttttatattttatttctcttttatgttttattcaattatttaaatatttcctaaCTCGTGACTAATTATTCGTTTTACCAAATCTGCTTTCGTCAAAGCTCAAATAGAAACAAAGTGAgtacaaaaagtttattaattcagCATTTTACAGTCTAATCACGCCTTGGCCTTATTTCCTGCATTAGTTCTATTCGAATCCACCGAGTGCACGATGATAGTTTTCTTGAATTCGTCCCACTCCTCTTGATTTTCGCAGGGCCACCTTTTAATTTCCTTCCCTTTCTTGTAGAGCACACACGAAACGCCGGCTTTATCTCTCAGCACATTTGATTCTTCACCGGAGCAAACGCATTTCGGTCCTTCCACCGCATTACATGGATAGATACGGTAGTTGTGCTCGCATAACCAACCATCGTTCACGTATATTGGTTCATAGCCGGTAAAACAAACGCAGGTTTGCCTCGAGCTGATTGCAGGAGTCAGCAGTAGAGTCAACACGGCGAGGGCTTGCAGCGACCTGGAATGAGAATTATGGTAGTCGTAACCGGGATATTGTAGTGAAACggggattaataaaaatatggccGTGTTACAATTCCGAAACACTTGTACTATTACGGTCTCTGGAAACGCCAGACGGTTTActcacataataaatatatgtcaggaaaatattttctctgtttCTAACGTTAGTCAAGGTAAAATAactgaatttattgatttacatACAATACCATTCGATATTTAtgcaatatttcaacaaaaccaTACAGCCGTTTTTTAACATGAGATACTTGCCATTTCAGGTCGTTAGGATTGTTCTATTGTACATAATATAGTGTGCAATTAGGTACTGATTTACAGGCATTAAAAgcagatttaaaaatggtacagtttgttgaaaatatgttaatctatttgcatatataaatttgttcgaGCGTTCCAGTTAAgcagattataattttatcatttgcagagttactaatgtaaaataaactttgtttttggctttaatattataaatgtttatgaaaTTACCAGAATAATATTGTGGTCGAAaccaatcaatttttattataaatttgatttatacgataataattttaagccaCCGTGTGATTAATTTCAGTACGCACAGATGAATcatgtttttcataaaaataaacttaatttaatcttaGTTTATGGTTATTGGTTtccttttattacaataataaagtttcatattttttcttaaaattttcttcttagGTGGTAACATTTTCTACATCAAATTGGtaatttttagagaaattctgTACAACGTAAGTAATAtgtcttttataaatttctataactTATTTTTGCGAGAAACATACTATTTATGTCGCGAGTGTTTAAAACTCtgcataaaattacaaatgcgCCGTTAACATTAAACGGTCAGCCATCGCAAATTAACAACCAGTTTGTAAACAAAAGAACAAATCACCGCGATGATCCAGTCAAGCAAGTCAAGCAAATGTATGTACTAACACTATGGCGTTTGTTCACTTACATGACGATCGTTTAAGGTGAATAACTTTAAGCGAATGACATTATTTTGCATGGCACTTCTACACGGATCAAATTCCTCCGATACACTGAGCTGAGCCTGTTGTAAAATTGTCCAAGTCATTCCGCGATTATCGACAGCCAACTTCTGGGTAAATCTAAATGGAAATTACGTTACGGACAATTCGAAAATACATACGGTGCATGGATATGTGCCGGACGTGTGGATCAGAAGCAATAAGTCGATTAAAGTTCTAAAAGGTATTTGCATACTATTGACCGATTGCGATTATGCCCATTCAATTATTCATTCTACGTTCCTATCATTTCAGGATACCTATTGCAAATCCgaaataaaaccaaatttatGCATGAACAGTAGATAGTATAACACACTgaatatatttcacatatacattttatttccttctttgttttgttaatgaaCACGAATTTCGTTCGacataaattcaaatgaaaaatcGATATCGACCGAATCTTTTCATGACGGCAAAGTAAATAGTTCGTTCTGTTAAATGTCCACATTAAGTCCTgtaagttttgtttaaaatgtattctCAAGGTGAAATAAAAACTCCTAATGGAACGAAGATCAGAATCTAATTTACGTGGATAAACAAGGTGTATTCTTTTGATACCTTCACTACATCGATTTGCAAGTGCGCACCAAGATCAAACGGATTTCAGTTTCTATTTACCACCCCAATTTTCCAAAATCCCGTGTTTATGACCATCTGTCGCTGGGCCGCTTGATCTCGCTTATAAAAAGAAACCAGAGCGTGCGATATTCAGAATGTTTACTTTGAATTGCATGTGTAGATTTTCATTGGAAGTTGGATTTTCGAATACCTACATACCCGACACACATTTCAGAAACTTGTTTATGAAACACGGCCACTGGCAAGTTCGAAGTTTACGAATGgattttgtttagattttcCTGCACTGTTTCGTCCGTTTTCCACGCTCACATACTCagaacaaaagaaaaattaattatcgttAATTGGCGGTGTGGTCTGCATTTGGTTGGATTTCTTGCTTTGAACACAAACATTTCTTTTTcagaataatatattacacgTTTTTGTTAGGCTTCAGCTTAATTTTGCTGTACGATAACCTGGAACGTTCTGTTTCTGGGGTAGCTAATTTGATGCCcaataagaatataataatatttctaatcgCACAAACAGCACCATTGAAACTTGCcccattataataatattttcagtgtttttcaatttttaatttttattaccccctataatttttataattgttcgaTAACTTTAAGAAACAAGCAGTTTGGCCCATCGGAGAATCATAATTCAGACTAATATTCAAGTTGGTGCTTAAACTGCTGAACTTTACTAACGACTCTTTCAGCAAGtttcaagaatatttatattataaatatccgTATTCTGGGGTATTTTGTCGACGGGGTACCGAGAAAATCCTGCAGTTAACATAAAACGGGACATCACGGCATGAAGTTGTCTTAATCCCTGTTTTAGGACGGCGTCAAAATTGATTAGGTTGCCCCACCAGAGATCCTCATTAGTCTCCTAGGACGGCGAAGCGCCGCTGTTGGACGATAAAAGTGAatcactattatttattatctcatATATACGTTTTATATTTCCGAAGGGATGCGTCAATAGTCCAAATCGTCCGAGATAAGGACAGTATTACACCGCCCCACTTAATAATGGAGTCTTTATTGTGCGCTTTATGAAGGCTCCGAACTAGCGAGTTATTACCTATTCGAGTAACTAAGTGGCTTCGGATTCTAAAACATACATCACTAGACGTTATATTGCCAAAGTTAGTGTTGTTTTGCACGACAAACCACCCTATCATCCTGATATTGCTTTGGACCCACATAGGTGAACACAACTCTAATATTTTAACCCTTCATGCGTGATACTTTTTGACTTAgacattaattaactaatccTTTGTCCTTCTGGACGACAAATGTATTCTTTGTGCTTTAATGTGCTTCAACAAAAATAGAATCGGTTTAAGTCTGATCACGTCGTAAAGTATGGGAAGGAATTTAGGAATATATTTGTTGAGTTGGTTCGAGTATAAGACATATATTTCCATAACCATCCCATCTAAAATCCATAGTTTTTGTTTATAGTCAATAACATCTCATTAGCTCATCTCTTATATGTGGTAAGAATCCGTTAGCGGGGAAAATACTCCGAAAATTTGTATTGTCATGTTATAATATCAGGAAAAGCCGTTATGGCCCAGAGAAGTTACGCatgaaattcaaaatgaaaaaggCCATTACGACCTAAACGAATTTTCGCATAAGGGAAACATAAtgatataagaaaaacaaggAAAtgctattataaatttatattttctgctCCATTTATTGCACTGCTGTGATATCCTCTATGAAAATTTCCTTATAAATTCCCTTTACTTGTAAAAATTTCACGATGCAATAACattcaattacattttttaagtgtttcgcatttaaaatataatatataacatacaaCGTAAAATGTTACGAGTACAAACATACACGATCTGTtctgttcattaaaaataataaattacttaattaaaactgaagtAATGTTTCATGTTtggtatgtaattatttatacgtcgcaaaataaatctaaatctaaCTTAAAACCATCAGAACGTTGAACTCATTGTTAGTTAAACCATTAATTAGTCCTTCGAATAACATTTTCAaccaaacaaaacataattagaataaaacaattagaaatttaaatttacctcTATTTACGAATTttgattcattaatattttccctCTGGATATTTTGAATTGTACATGTACAtttcaaacaattataaataatttccagaagaaattaacattatcgatttaaaaaaaa from Aethina tumida isolate Nest 87 chromosome 1, icAetTumi1.1, whole genome shotgun sequence includes:
- the LOC109599281 gene encoding uncharacterized protein LOC109599281, with the protein product MFFKIMIPLSILLVALVMAGREGATYNSCVCWEDYKAEYNENGAHCKATNQFHIMPCNMVKAPNCQCSGKGSSILKDRTGTWCTKYRKGEELMRWPCENTKEWDDFFKENPDFI
- the LOC109599267 gene encoding uncharacterized protein LOC109599267, coding for MSLQALAVLTLLLTPAISSRQTCVCFTGYEPIYVNDGWLCEHNYRIYPCNAVEGPKCVCSGEESNVLRDKAGVSCVLYKKGKEIKRWPCENQEEWDEFKKTIIVHSVDSNRTNAGNKAKA